TGTCAAAATGGTaggaaaaaaatgatgaaacaaaaaaaaacaaaaggctCCACCATCAACATGTACTATCTGTGACCTAAAAGCAGGACCATACAAAACTCGAACTTCTCACTCTAAAAGTTTTGTCGTAATTCAATGAATTACTGGGAGTTTTTCAATGGTAAAAGTTAGTTTGGACAAGCTGTGGAGGATCAGTGCAGATCCGTATTCCCAGAGCTCTGGGACTCTGGAGTCTGGATGGCGCGCGGATGCTTTGTTAAAAAGAGCACGGACCAGCCGGGTCTACATCTTGATCAGTCTATGTTCTGTACTTTGGTACTGGGCTGCGCAATACTGTATCTCTGAAATGTACTGGAAATAACGCCAACCTGCTAAATATGTTTGGTCATAAAGTTGCGTCTTACCTTTTATTTGCTCTTTTTTTAGATCATGGATCGCCCCTGGTTTGATCCTGCGTCGTGTTATCTTTTTCTCGTAAGCATATGTGCAGTGGTAGCATTAGGTGTGCACTCATGTACTCTTTCACTGTGAGCACTTGTACCAAAAGATTATATATATGAAATTAAAGATACTTCGTCCTTTTTTTGTTGACTACAAGGATTTTGCGAGATATATTCAGAAATAGGACAGTAAACCTGTATGTAGTCCTCGTACAGCTAGCTAATTAAGGCCTAAGAAAGCTCTTCACAAAAATTCAGACTGAAACAGCAATCAATAATCAGCGATTACTGCCATGAATTGCATTGTTCTAATCTGTTGCTCCTTCCATCGTTATGCTGTTTCAACGCCATCGACCGTCGTTATTTCTATAACATGCTCGATCCTGTTTTTTTCTTGTTAATTTTCGGCTTGAGCATGGGCCACAGATCCGTACATGTACACCAAACTGATGACTTGCGAAGCAACTGAAGATGTGGACCACCACAAGTTGACATGTTAATCTGACAATTGTTTCCCTCTCTTCGTACTCATGCATATATATACACGAGTACATTCTGACAGTGAAATTTTGTTCGAAGCGCAGCTAATCTGAGTATAGTGTAAATTAGGTTTAATGGATTGGACCaatgaaaaagaaataaattttGATTACCGTGAAGGATTTCTTTGGAGCAATTTGGCTTGATCATAATGGTCCATTATGTATTCcctatatttttatttacatgtcatatTAGGTTCGTCACAAGTCAAACTTGATCagctttgaccaaatttatagaaaaaataataactTCTACAACACCAAATTTATTTCATTAAATCCACCGTGGAATGTTGATAGTATATATATTGGGTTgtatagttgttgctatatttcTTTATAATCTTGGTTAAAATTAGCcaaatttgacttaggacaaagaCAAACCTAATATGACATGTAAAAAACGAAAGATCTAGTTATGATAAAACGGAGTGAATATAATAAGGCATATTTCATTTTGCTATGATAAAACTTTGACCAAGGATTACTCTCTGCTCGCATTTCGTTATGTGATAGTAACGAAAGTAGATATATTCATAAGACAAAAAAATGAATACAAATCTATTGACTTCAATATTTCAATAAAGTATTGTTGTTGGTCAAAAACTTATTCTAACAAAACGAAGTAAGCTTTGTAGTTTCAAATGGAGGGGCATAAGTACCACATCTAGCTAGGAATCTTCCTAGGACAAGTGTTGCATATTTTGAACAGAAGAAAGAATACAATCAGTGAGTAGTCATCACCTTTGGAGTTTGCTACTTGAACACGCAAGACAAACTTCATTATTGGTGCCTATAGCATGAGCACTATTGTCGGGCCACCCCATGTGCCACTTGACCAAAATTTCACGAGGcactgaaaaaaaattatatctaCCCATCCATGTTCATGACATCACTAGCTAGTAAAAGATTCCTCACCAAAGTTGCAGAAAGGACAGAGGACGCGATTAGTTTAGCTGTTCAAATACTTgtaaaacaaattaaataacaGTTCTCCCACACGCACAGTGCCTCTATGTACGCTATATCATGTGTTTCTATTAAAAAGAAAAACGGTAGGAAATATGTAGGAGTATATATATGtggttaattatgcaacaaaaGGAAACCTGATTCTTCATAAGTTTTGTTTATAGTTGAGACTTCATGTTTCTCGAATAAATCCATGCTTATTTTAAGTTTAGATATCTTTAAAAAATTGAATTGAAAATGAGTTCATGTCAACTTAGCTTGAATTATACTTTTTACCTTGAGTTTTTGGATACACGTTTCTTGGATATGGGTGGAAAGGGAATAGAGCTGATTGAAttggattttcttttagataatGAAAACGAGTTCCGGCCTCTACAAAGTGTATAAGCtaaaagattattacaaaacgGAGTTGTCCATTGGCTAATTGggggaaaataaaaaaaagaatctaAATCAATGCTGAGGTTATGCTTTCACCCCGATTGGCTAATTTCAAGACCTGGTACATTAACCTTTTTTATGATGGTGGACCACGGGGTATGTGTCTATGGAATTTCCCAAAATAAAATGAGAATCACAACAATAATCCAATGCTATTAGCTGTGTACAGGAAACAGTACAGGTTTGAAGGGTACATCTGATGGTGGGTACTGCTAGCTATATAAAAAATCCACATGAATACTTAAAAGTCGTTGGGCAGATGTTCCAGAGAATAACTGTTACAATGTTTATTAGATCAGTCTCAATGGAAGTTTTTTAGAGGATTTCATGACagtaaatatcatcaattttgctgacatgacaaGAAGAGAGAATGATGTGGTTTCatgagatgtgaggagagtttttatcaccataaaactcatcttgCACAATTATCTAATTCCCAGTTTAATAACTATACGTATAAAACTCTCACAGACTGatcttattaaaaaaaaagaactgtCACAATGAAGTGATGAACTCCTTGGAACGCAACGGATCGAGCACCCAATGCCTGCATGCATGTGCGGCTTGGAATTTGGAATTATATTCTTGTCTGCCTGCATTTACAAAGACCGAGCCAATCACAGATTATGTAAGTGCTTACCATTTGTCGGCGGGCTTCTTGGAACTGATCGAGAACAACTGCTAGCGGCAAAGCCTTAATTAAACTATGGCGGCGTACGGACCTTGACCCGGGCCTTTATCGAGGGCAGCATGCATGCAGCTGCTCCCTGGACCCTGGCTCCCTGCTGAATGCTGATGCGATACCACTGAAGCCCTGAGAGGTCTGAGCTCATCACAAGATGTGATCGTGATGAGCTCTCCGACTCCAAGATAACACCGTCGGCCACTAGCCCAGTAGGAGTTCGTCACGAGAGGCTCGATCTGTGTGGCACACATGACATGGACGAACCGCGCAGAGCTGCTAACGACACATCATCTACAGTACATGCTGCCTTGCTGCAAGAGTtgaagctgctgctgcctgctgctgggACGATGATGTATACCTAGCCCACGCCACAGGGATCCGTACAGATTTTTTCTTTTAAGAAAAAGGATCGAGCTTTGTTTGTTTATTGAGCTGGCTTATGGTGGCATGTCCGTCTCCGTGGCAGATGCTGCTCCGGTTCTGTTGCAGGCTTGCAAGCTGATTTTTTATGTGGTACAAAACCGGAACTCTGTGCTGGTGTGTAGTGTACTAGTGGTAGTGGGTACATACCAAGCACTCAAGCGACAAGCACGGCTCACTATCACTGCACTCAAGCAGCTCTCTCACTGTCAGCGTCTCTCTACTCCGATCCTAACCGACTGCCTGTGCTACCCTTAACTTCGTGGGGTTCAGCCGTTCAGAGGTTTGCTTCTGTTATGGCTGGATGATTAATCATGACGCGATTAATTGGAATGCCTGGAGATAGATCGACCTGCCAGTCGTCGAAGTGGCCCCGAGAGAGAAATGAAAGCGACGGAAGACAGGGACTCGTGATTAATGAACAATGCGAACTCTCAAAGAAATATGAGTAAATTTCTTGTATGCCATTGGGAAATATAACTTATCCTCTATGTGTCATTGAAAATTAGCACATTCCCTCTATGCCATCGTTTTTAATTTTCAATCCCCTCTATATCATTGTCGTTAAAAAACACTAACGGACCAGTTAAACTAAATGGTAAAAGATAATAATACCCCTCCCTGCCTGGCTCCTATTCTTTGCCCTCTCTCTACCGCTGACGCGTGGGACCCACACAGCAGATTCATCTTCAACTTCACCCAGAGGCCCGagctgctcctccgccgccccgcgccccatACAGCCCGCACGACGGCGGCCCCGGCAGTAGCGCGGTGGAGGGCGCGGCCCGCTCGGCGCGCGGCGGTTGGCACGAGGGCGGCATGGGTGTGGCGGGGGCATGGGTGCGGCGGAGGACgcggcgcgcacggcggccCGCTAGATGGCGGCCGCAGGAGgggcgcggcgcgtgcggcggcccGCTAGATGGCGGCCGCAGGAGgggcgcggcgcgtgcggcggccggggcaggggcacggcggagggcgaggccgGCGGTGAAGGACACGGCGCACACGGCGGCCGTGGCAGGGgcacggcggagggcgcggccggcggcggaggacgcggcGCACGCGGTGGCCGGGGTAGGGTGCAGCCGGCGGCGGATGATGCGACACGCAGGGCGGCCCGTGCTACGGTGGTCGTGCCAGGGGCAGCACGGGCCTCCGGGGTGGAGGTTGAAGATAAATCTACCATGTGGGTCCTACACATCAGTGGTAGAGAGGGCAAGGAATTGGAGCTAGGGGCATTATTGTCTTTTTACCTTTCAATTTAACAGCTCCGTTAGTATTTTTTTACGGCAATGGCATAGAGGGGATTGAAAAATAAAAACGGTGGCATTGAGATGATGTGTtaattttcaatggcacataGGAGTTTGGTTACATTTTTCGATGGCATATAGGGATTTTACTCAAGAAATATAGTAATCTGGGCCTATTTCCTGCCGGCAAACGGCTACCGGGGGATCGTTGATGAGCCAAGTTGCTAACCAAATCCTTTTTAGACCACCCTTAAACGAGGGGTTTAACTACCCTAATGCAAGCTCCCTAATAAAGAAGTCCGAAGCAACTTCAGATCAGAATAGTGTTGCAGCTAGAGCATTCCATTTTCCAATAATCTACATAGCTAGCTCCCCTGCACCTCAAACCAGTTTTCCATAGCTGCTCCAATAATCTCTTGAAGTTCCTTTCAACGGAGTTAAGTGCGTGCATCTATCGCACGCAGCTGGCCTCGTGACATTTCCACATCGATCTGGCGGTGTGCGATCCTGATCTCAGCAAGACAGCAACAGCTCTCTTGTCAGCGAACTGTTGTTGGTCTCGGAAGAAACTGACACTTTCCGGAGCAGGAGATTGACGGGATAGATGGACTACCTTGTAGGAGTAGCACATGGACTCCCTCGACATCTCACGATCGATGCCCAGGCGAGACGTTGCTAGCTCCCTGATCTGAGCGGTGCGGCCAGACTGATCGGAGCCTCGAACGCCCGGCGCGATGGATCGCGAGGAGAGTCAGGTCAGGCGACCCAAATAATTCCGGCCTCCCCAGGACCAGGAGACAGTGCCAGAGGGCTTATCCCCAACCTCGAAGATGACACGAGGAGACGCGCATGATGGGGACGGGACGGGATAGATGCAACGCCGCCGGTAACAAGGCCCACGCAGCGAGTGGGCCGAGCAGGCGAGCAGTGTGGCTACTGCCGCCGATGGAGGCTGGGCGCGGCGGCACCACCAGCAGAGATCGATCCGCATGGACGTCGGCGTCAAgacgacggggcggcggcgagacgcACTGACGCACCCACATCTGGGAGTTCTGGACCAGGTGCGGTTGCCCATGCGGTGGCGCGCGTCTTTCAGGTCAGGTCAGCTCGCTCGCCGTCGCAGGAGCAGCTTGaagaagccccccccccccccccccccccccaagcccGGAGGCCCGCCCCCATGGCGActgtccccgcggcggcggtcgcggaCGGGGACGGGGCCGGGCCGGCGCTGGGTGAGGGTACTGTCGGCAAGGCCTGTCACGGTCCGATTGGTTTAGGTAAGTCGTTTCGCTGCGACTGCGAGAAGACCAGGACCAggaccagcaccagcaccagctcGCGGGCCAGCCAACGGAATTCGCATGTAAAACTACTTGGCGCTTTTGGACCAACCCACAACGTGCAAGTCCGAGCTTGTCTGGATCAGTATAGTTCCAATACATACATTTGTGCTGTCAAAGGAGGGTAGCCTTCAATTTGAAGCTAAGCGCCATGCCATCAGATATTCAGGTCAAAGCTAGACTGTAGACTCGGTGCTCAGTTTGTTGCCTCCAACCAACCAAGCTGTTCTTCACGCTTATTCCCTATCATTACATCAATGTGCTGGTCATTCAGGCAAAAAAAAATGCTGCTCAGGCCAGGATGGGCTGTACGATGATTCTTTCTTCCATGGCTCTGTGACACTGTCCAAGACTTGTTGCAAACTGTTATGATGCTGCGCACCACGGCCCATGCCATGTGGGTCGCCACATTGGAGGATCAGTTCCTTGACCAAAACGAGAGTTGTAGGGCCTGGTTGGCAGACCTTTGGCTCTTTCAAAAACAGCTCCGACTTTGGCTCTTCTGGTAAAGCGGTTTTTTGATGAAAATGGAGCCGTCTTGAAAAAACGTTTGGCAAAACGACTTCATCTTGCTGTTTAAATACATAGAAAATATGAAATGACTACAATGcccttcttttttatttttcattcttcttatttatttatttatttattttcttcccttctctccccttatcctttcttccttctcccgTTGCTCCACATCCTCCGCCTGCATCCCTCCTCACTCGGGGcccgccgctgcctccgccttgggccgccgctgctcggcctcccgccgcgccgtccgccctCACCGGGCCTCGCCCCTGTGGCGGCCAGCGGCCGCTGTGCCCGCCTGCAGTCTGCGCCCGGGGGCAGGGCTGGGGAAAGGGCGTTGAGAGCCGCGCGGAGCTGGACGGAGCCACCATTTCCTGGCTCCGTCTCCCCCAATCCGCTCCAGTGAGCGTGATTTCAGGGGCTCCAACCTTGAAGCCGCCCCCAAAActcccgtttgggagggctctaGCAGGAgccggttttggagccggagccgAGCCCTCCCAAAGAGGGCCGTAATCTCTTACTTGAAGCTGAGTTCTGCACTTTTCACAAAAGGTGATCCTTGGATTATAGATTTTATCTGGCATATCCATGACTATGGCCAGTTCACTAAGTTCTGTGATCCTATTGGTGAACAAACCTTTGTGCTCTCAGTACATTGTGGTCTCAATAGTTGGCCAAATGGGGCAAGCTCAGCACGGAAAATCACAGCCCAACCATGGCTGGCATGGCATGATCAAACGGGCCATGCCTGGGCAGCCACCCTAGCACGTAGTGCCGGCCCGAGCATGACTCATTTAAATTTATGGTCTGATTGGTCCTTTTAAATAGAAAACTCTTACTTTAAGTTTTCCATTTCTCTTGGCATAGTCGGCTGTCGTTACAGCCTCTACGCGAGCTCTTCCCTCCACTGGCGGCTGCTCCGTTCCCCGTGCGCCCTCTCTCTGTTGGCGACTGTTTTGGCCTCCGACACACGCTCCCCCACCGCCTCTTGCCGCTCTGAACTCCCACACATCCTTTCCCCTCCTTCGTACGCCGCTCTGACCTTCCGCGCGCCCTCTCCCCATCGTTGGCCGTCGAGCAAGCCTCACGCACGCCTCCACCAGCCACCGTGCCAGCCTCTCCGCTTCACCGTCTGCCGCCCTGGCCTCCCGCACGCCATTGGGACTTCCGTCGGTTGTCCGCCCGATCTCCGTTCTTGCCCACCGCTCAATCTTTCTTAAACCCTCAACTGTAAATCCTAAGCTAACATGGGTCGTCGTGCTCATCGgctcggcccggcccggcaagATGATCTTATCCTCGTGGCGTGCCTGGGCCGATGGTGTGGCACATCACGGCCCGGCACGGCCCGTTACCGTGGTCGTACCGTAACGGACTTGTGCCATGCTGGGCTATGCGGCCCGTTTGGCCATCTATAAATATGAACACGTCTTCATAGCGTGTTGAGTTGGTATTGTAGGTATTGGTCAAAATTGAAGTTTGACTTGGACCAAAACTAAAACATCCTACACTTGTGGAATGAAAGGAATTGTACTACTAACGTCTAACGTGGAGATCTAATTCCAACATACGCCGTATCAGTAAAACTGATATTCCGAGGGCTACTAAGCTCGATTTCAGATGCCGTGCTCGGCGATCCACCGAGCAGCGCCAGAATCTCCTCGGAGTTCTGGCGCCCCCATGGGTGCTGGGCCATCCTGCTCAGCCTGGCGAGCTCCTCCGCGACCTGCCTCATCGACGGCCTCCTGTCGCCGGCCATCTCCAGGCACTGCCTGGCGAGCTCCGCGACCTGCTCGAGCAGCTCGAGCCCGTGCTCGCCCTTCACCTGCTCGTCCAGTATCTCCTCGAGCCGGCCCTCGCCCAGCACCAGGAGGAATTGCGACGAGAGGTacttctcctcctccagctcctccagGTTGAGCGCCTTCCGGCACGTCAGGAGCTCCAGCAGGACGACGCCGAAGCTGTAGACGTCGCTCCTGTCCGTGAGCCTGCACGTCCTCATGTACTCGGGGTCCAGGTACCCACAGGTCCCCTGCACGAGCGTCACGAGCTGCGCCGCGTCCGTGGGCGCCACCGTCGAGGCCCCGAAGTCGGAGACCTTGGCGGTGAAGTCCTCGTCGAGGAGGATGTTGGAGGTCTTGACGTCGCCGTGGATGATGGGCGGCGACGCCCACGAGTGCAGGTACGCGAGCGCCTCGGCGGTCTGGTGCGCGATCTGGAGGCGGAGCGTGAACGGGATGCgcggcccgccggcgccgccgacgccgccgcggcggccgtggaTGAGGCGGTACAGGGTGCCGTTGGGGATGTACTTGTACACCAGCATGGGGACCTCCACCTCGAGGCAGCAGCCGTAGAGCTTGACGACGTTGCGGTGGTTGATCTGGGAGAGGATGAGCATCTCCTTGCCGAACTCCTTCTTCTGGCGCTCGCTGGCGAGGCGGCACCGCTTGATCGCCACGGCCTCGCCGTCCCTGGTGGTGCCCCGGTACACGGTGCCGTTGGCGCCCTTGCCGATGACGCTGCGCTCGTCGAACCGGTTGGTCGCCGCCTCGAGCTCCTCCTGGGTGAAGAGCGTGAAGGACAGGCCCTGCCGCGACTTCATCTCCTCGAACAGCAGCAGGCCGCCGTGCTGCCTGAAGTAGTCGCTCTTGATCTTGGCCAGCCGCCTCTTCTCGTGGACCATGTACAGGCAGGTCGCCGTCACGATCAGCACCACGACGCCGCTGGTGACACCTTCAGGCGGAAATAAACACGAAATGGTTATTTCCTTCATCATCTGCGGTGGTTGGATTGGGTCATCCTCTGCTTACCAATGGCGATCTGCCATCCAATTTGGGACTTCTTGTCCTCGCACGTCCCATTGTAGGCGTTGCCCCTCGTCTTGTCAGGGCAAGCGCAGTAGAACGATCCAACAGTGTTGACGCAAGTGCCAGGAACAGAGCACGGGTACCTGAATCTCGCGTCTTCACACTCGTTGATGTCTGCAACGGCAGATagggggaagaaaaaaaaaacaggaacgTTAGGTACACTTGGCAGTGACGAAGACATGGTGcgaggagaagagagagagagctcatCAGTCATCACCTTGGCAGCCGTTGAGCAGGTAGGGGTTGCCGTCGTATCCGGCGGAGCAGTTGCAGAGGTAACCCCTGCCCTTGCCGTACTTGGAGTCGACGCACTCGCTGCTGGCGCTGACGCAGGCGTTCGCCGACGCGTTCCGCCTGGCCTCCTCGCACGTCTTGTTCCCGATGGCCCAGTCGAGCACGAGCGGCACCTGGCCGCCGCTGTCGGCGACGAACGCGTCGGTGGTGACGTACCCGGCGCGGAACTCGAAGGCGGCGGCCTCGACGAGCACGGCGTAGCTGCAGGGGCTGAAGCCGGCGATCCCCGAGGTGTTGAACTTCTCCTCGAAGGAGACCTGGTAGCCGTTGAGGCCGCCGGGGATGGCGGTCTGGCAGCACCCGACGCCGGCGCAGGCGCCGTCGGCGAGCCGCCCGGCGCCGGGGCACATGGCCATGCACCCCGTCATGTACCGGGACGTGTCGCTGGTGTCGTTGAGCGAGCGGATGTAGGCGAGCGAGTTGCAGCCGACGACGGTGAACCGGTTCTGCGCGTCGTTGATGCGGAAGTTGGTGATGGACATGTTGTACCACCAGTTGCTCTGGCCGTTCATGGCTCCCGTCGTGGCGTTGTAGCACCAGGGGTTGATGACGCTGGCGATCCGGAGCTGGCCGAGGCGCACCGACAAGTCCAGCACCTCGATCTGGTAGTTGAACAGCCGggggcgcccgccgccggcggcggtgcggttGCAGGTGAGCACGAACGTCCAGTCCCCCGTCTCGAGGTGGCACCCTGGGCCGACGCCGAACGGGTACGGGATCTCGATGTTGCCGCACCGCCGCAGGCACGACGCGCGCGgctgcatcgccgccgccgacgtcgccgggcgcgccgtGAGGACTAGAACGGTGGCGAGCAATGCAAGGATCATGTCTCTCGCGGCGGCGTGATTAGGATTAGGTGGCATGGCCCTCTGGCCGGGAGGCTGTCAGTGAGCCCGTGGCTAATCGAGGCTTTAATCAGGCCGCGCTAGGGTTGATTTGAAGAGGTCAAACCGCAAGTGCTTTCGGCCTCACGCAGCAGGGATTGACTTCACTGCTCGACGCCGCCAGGTCCGTGGGAACTTGGGAGATTGCAAAGGACGGAGCCGCCTCCTTTCCTGATGTGGCGTTGCGGTAGTTGATGCACGTTGATCTTCAGGCTCAAGAGACACATAGTTCGACAGCGATTGATCGGTCACCCGATCTAGTAGCTGTTCATCGTTCAATCTCCGTTTTGACGTATGAACAGAATAATAATGGGGGTATATATCACGTATTTCTGAAACATTcttattctaaaaaaaaatctgaaacaTTCTAAGACGAAAGCAACAGTAGTACCATCCTATTCAGCTCGACAGTGTCAAGCTGCTCCCTAAGCTTTCACGGCCAGGAGTCAAATACATCACGATGGAGAAACTTAAGAAAATTACAAATTTGGAGGCAATTAGTCAAAACTATAATATGCAACTTAACGGAGAAAATGGTGTTCATGATCATTTGTCtttaagtttcatgatcacgaGGCCATTAGTCAAAACACAAGTCGGAGGAAGGACAATAATTCACCATCAGCAGCGTAGTAACTAGCAAGTCTCTCAGCCACCGTCTGAACATGATGGCCCGATTTCACCTCTCAACATTTCCCCACGTCTCCGATCTACCGTACCGTACCGCACCCCGACCCCCGGCTGCTTCTTCGATTGCGTTTTGACCACGACCACTGCAGAATTAAAATCTGGAATTCACCGCGCTCGAAAGGGACGCCCAAGCAACCGGTGAATTCGGCGTGTAAAAAAAAGGCTGCCCGGGAAGACTCCTCTTGGTCTCTTGCTAGCCTGTCAAAATAGGGTTGTTCTTCGGGCGGAGAAGCTGAAGGGAGCTGCACCGGCACGCCACCGTGCGTGTATCTTTGTCGCCGTCGTCTGGTCTGGAGCCAAGCAGAACATCACTTATCCTGAAATCCAAGGCCATCATTTCATAAACTAGTACTACCATCGATCAACGGAGCAACCGTTTGAAAAGGATCAGAAGTGGATCGTGTGCCAGGCGACGACGGTTTCTCGAGgcacgcgcgggcggcgcgccgtCAGCCGCCGTGACGTCGCCGGCGTCTGACTGACTTGTCTTATCAGTGCGTATCTTGGGCTAGCTGCTCAGCAACTCTGACATGGGAACCTCCAGGTCCAGGTCgctgtaaaaaaaaatgaaatgaaatgaaatgaaaaCAGCCATGGATCAGCTGTTCCCGATTCGACCTTGCGACGGGGTAAAGGCTccgagggaagaagaagaagatggggaaAGCGGCAGGCGCGGAAATAAAACTGGGCCGGAAAGCCGTGCCAGCCCGGAGAGGCGGAGGGCCCGGCGGGCTGTTTGGTTTGGTGGTGAAGGTCCGAGGGCGGGCCGGCCCGTAGCTGCGAAGATTGTGAGATGAAAGGGCCTAGGCCCTGTCCTAGTGGGGGTCGAATTGCTGCGATAACTTGTAGTGGGCCAAAACTGAAATCTGCGCATGATCTTATTGTCTTTTGGGAACGTAGAAACTTGAGCTCAGCGATTTTATGGGCGGCATGATCTCACTTCATTAGCCTTTTAGGCAAAAAGTCTAAAAGCACGAAGCACCTACTTCTATGTTATGCACGTGTGACAACAATGGCAATTTCCTATTTATGTGTGACTTACAGCGAAGCACTATAGTTGCGAGTGCTGCTTGCGTGAAGAGTTGTCAAAGCTGGCAACTaaattgtgatttttttttctacgtAATTACAATGAGAAGGATGGAAAGTATACCAgttagttatgtgaccaaatgCTAATTTTAAGttcatgtctgaaatttcgaCACTTGAGTTAGTAGAAACTTCTTAAACCTACTAGAGGAAAAAATATTGGTTGCTACGGCACTAAACTGAACACCGAATGGATACCAGA
This window of the Panicum virgatum strain AP13 chromosome 1K, P.virgatum_v5, whole genome shotgun sequence genome carries:
- the LOC120709175 gene encoding wall-associated receptor kinase 5-like; protein product: MPPNPNHAAARDMILALLATVLVLTARPATSAAAMQPRASCLRRCGNIEIPYPFGVGPGCHLETGDWTFVLTCNRTAAGGGRPRLFNYQIEVLDLSVRLGQLRIASVINPWCYNATTGAMNGQSNWWYNMSITNFRINDAQNRFTVVGCNSLAYIRSLNDTSDTSRYMTGCMAMCPGAGRLADGACAGVGCCQTAIPGGLNGYQVSFEEKFNTSGIAGFSPCSYAVLVEAAAFEFRAGYVTTDAFVADSGGQVPLVLDWAIGNKTCEEARRNASANACVSASSECVDSKYGKGRGYLCNCSAGYDGNPYLLNGCQDINECEDARFRYPCSVPGTCVNTVGSFYCACPDKTRGNAYNGTCEDKKSQIGWQIAIGVTSGVVVLIVTATCLYMVHEKRRLAKIKSDYFRQHGGLLLFEEMKSRQGLSFTLFTQEELEAATNRFDERSVIGKGANGTVYRGTTRDGEAVAIKRCRLASERQKKEFGKEMLILSQINHRNVVKLYGCCLEVEVPMLVYKYIPNGTLYRLIHGRRGGVGGAGGPRIPFTLRLQIAHQTAEALAYLHSWASPPIIHGDVKTSNILLDEDFTAKVSDFGASTVAPTDAAQLVTLVQGTCGYLDPEYMRTCRLTDRSDVYSFGVVLLELLTCRKALNLEELEEEKYLSSQFLLVLGEGRLEEILDEQVKGEHGLELLEQVAELARQCLEMAGDRRPSMRQVAEELARLSRMAQHPWGRQNSEEILALLGGSPSTASEIELSSPRNISFTDTAYVGIRSPR